One genomic segment of Vicingaceae bacterium includes these proteins:
- the ybeY gene encoding endoribonuclease YbeY: MEDVQVYVPGNAVKPYFIKKKALTRWIKKVAQLHQCRLGPINIIFCTDEELREINLKYLNKSYYTDIITFDYSQKPMISGDLFISTDRVKDNAKHWNESYYREMHRVIIHGILHLIGFKDKSKKEQLLMRKAEDNALSHL; encoded by the coding sequence ATGGAAGACGTGCAAGTGTATGTGCCAGGCAATGCCGTAAAACCCTATTTTATCAAAAAAAAGGCATTAACCCGTTGGATCAAAAAAGTAGCACAACTGCATCAATGCCGGTTGGGCCCTATCAATATCATTTTTTGCACCGACGAAGAACTCAGGGAAATCAACCTTAAATATTTAAACAAGTCCTATTACACAGACATCATAACATTTGATTATTCTCAGAAACCAATGATATCTGGAGATTTGTTTATCAGTACAGACCGAGTGAAAGACAATGCAAAACATTGGAACGAAAGCTATTATCGGGAAATGCATCGTGTGATCATTCACGGAATTTTACATCTTATTGGCTTCAAAGACAAATCAAAAAAAGAACAACTTTTGATGAGAAAAGCCGAAGACAACGCCCTCTCTCATTTATGA
- a CDS encoding tRNA (N(6)-L-threonylcarbamoyladenosine(37)-C(2))-methylthiotransferase MtaB: MLPAQKVAFHTLGCKLNFTETSAIARLFTENGFAKVDFDEEADIYVINTCSVTDFADKKCRQLVSKIKNRHPSAKIIMTGCYAQLKPKELASIPGVTLVLGANEKFKILDYLQQSSGENYFRQHIKLAKEFYPAYSLGDRTRVFFKVQDGCDYFCSFCTIPLARGRSRSATIQDTISIMQQLEKEEVKELVLTGVNIGDFGKQHGETFFELLQAIAKHISIPRIRISSIEPNLLTDEMIDFLSVNPQFVPHFHIPLQSGSDKLLQLMRRKYDTDFYAGKIAYLKSKMPDVCIGVDVITGFPGETDKDFETTFEFLKNLDVAYLHVFTYSERNNTTAVRMEGKVPMHIRKERSKILQQLSSQLKSAYYRRFTGKVRPVLFEQENHEGEIHGYSDNYIKIALPYDKDLCNKIVPVKISSFDSTSFVSKGEIAKYPLSLKNHV, translated from the coding sequence ATGTTGCCTGCACAAAAAGTAGCATTTCACACACTTGGTTGTAAATTGAATTTTACCGAAACGTCTGCCATTGCAAGGCTTTTCACTGAAAATGGATTTGCAAAAGTAGATTTTGACGAAGAAGCCGACATATACGTAATCAACACTTGCAGTGTTACAGATTTTGCCGATAAAAAATGCCGTCAATTGGTTTCTAAAATTAAAAACCGACATCCTTCTGCCAAAATTATCATGACCGGTTGCTATGCCCAACTAAAACCCAAAGAGCTTGCATCCATACCGGGCGTGACGCTGGTGTTGGGAGCAAACGAAAAATTTAAAATTTTGGATTACCTACAACAATCATCCGGAGAAAATTATTTTCGTCAACACATCAAATTGGCCAAAGAATTTTATCCTGCTTACTCATTGGGCGACCGTACACGCGTTTTCTTTAAAGTGCAAGACGGTTGTGACTATTTTTGTTCGTTTTGCACCATCCCATTGGCCAGAGGCCGCAGCAGAAGTGCCACCATTCAAGATACCATCTCAATCATGCAACAACTCGAAAAAGAAGAAGTGAAAGAATTGGTACTTACAGGTGTCAATATTGGCGACTTCGGAAAGCAACACGGGGAAACGTTTTTCGAACTATTGCAAGCCATTGCAAAACATATTTCCATACCAAGAATACGCATATCTTCCATTGAACCAAATCTATTGACCGACGAAATGATCGATTTTCTTTCTGTCAACCCGCAGTTTGTGCCTCATTTTCATATCCCGTTACAATCCGGAAGCGATAAACTTTTACAATTGATGCGAAGAAAATACGACACCGATTTTTATGCCGGGAAAATTGCTTACTTAAAATCCAAAATGCCCGATGTATGCATTGGGGTGGATGTGATAACGGGTTTTCCGGGTGAAACCGATAAGGATTTTGAGACGACTTTTGAGTTTTTGAAAAATCTCGATGTGGCCTATCTGCATGTCTTTACTTATTCTGAAAGAAACAACACCACTGCCGTACGCATGGAAGGGAAAGTACCGATGCACATAAGAAAAGAAAGAAGCAAAATTTTGCAACAATTATCGTCACAACTTAAAAGCGCTTATTATCGACGCTTTACAGGAAAAGTAAGGCCTGTTTTGTTCGAACAAGAAAATCACGAAGGGGAAATTCACGGATACTCCGACAACTACATTAAAATAGCCCTGCCCTACGATAAAGATTTGTGCAATAAAATTGTTCCGGTTAAAATTTCCAGTTTCGATTCCACTTCATTTGTTTCAAAAGGAGAAATTGCAAAATATCCCCTATCGCTGAAAAATCATGTGTAA
- the rsbW gene encoding anti-sigma factor, with amino-acid sequence MELLETYSITISSDTKEMHKVDKYLESIIRDLSIPEQVQGNMIICLTEAINNAIQHGNANDPSKKVEIIFDYDNQFYKFTVRDQGNGFDYQNLPDPTSPENITKISGRGIFIIKNLADKIEFENNGSTIHIYFSK; translated from the coding sequence ATGGAATTGCTTGAAACTTATTCCATCACCATTTCATCCGACACCAAAGAAATGCATAAAGTAGACAAATACCTTGAATCCATCATCAGGGATCTATCTATACCCGAGCAGGTTCAAGGCAATATGATTATCTGCCTTACCGAAGCCATCAACAACGCCATTCAACACGGAAATGCCAACGACCCGTCCAAAAAAGTGGAAATAATTTTCGATTACGATAACCAATTTTACAAATTTACGGTGAGAGATCAAGGCAATGGTTTTGACTATCAAAATCTGCCCGACCCTACCTCTCCCGAAAATATCACGAAAATTTCCGGCCGTGGCATTTTTATCATCAAAAATCTGGCCGATAAAATCGAATTTGAAAATAACGGATCCACGATTCATATTTACTTTTCAAAGTAA